CCTAATTATCCTGCAAGCAGTTTTGCTGCAAACTTCTGATTTATCTTAGTTTTCAGAATGTTTGAGatgttgaaatattttaattctaaaattattttgaatctTATTGTAGATACTTATTCTGTCAAAACATTTGAGAAAAAGTACAAAAGGTGGGGGCTTCAGTGAGCATTCgcaattaaaattgatttttgtaCCTGAATGACCTGAATGATATCATGTAGGCCTTCAAAATGTACTGCCAATAATTTTTGTGCAGTTGTATCTTTTTATTCGATGGACTTATTTAGTAGCTTGAAGTCATTGTTCTTTTATTCATAAAGATAGCAAATAATTATCAAATGCAAGTTTGCACTTCTTCCGGCActatttcatcaaaataaacGTTTCCTAGATAGTTCTCAACAAGGAGATTCTGGAATACCACATTGGAGAGGATGGTGTAGTTCAAGATACTTGCTGGTAGATCTAAAACAAATAGGTGATGGATATTATTATAAGAAAGGTAGCTCTCAAGTTCTAAGGCTGTGTAGCTCAAGATACTTGATGAATATCAATCTATTTTCCTCCTCTCTGGATTGTGTAGAATCTATTTCAAAGGAAATTTGTGtacaaattagaattttcatttGAAGAATTCTTGGGTTTTTGTGGCTTCATCTTAGAATCATTATCTGGTTATTGCATCCACAGGCTGTTCAGAGGGTTGTTACTGATATATCTAATGAGGTGACCTGTCATAGTAAAGTTGGCTGCTGAAGTCCAggaattttattgaatttttagaAGCATTATAGATCACTTTCGTAGAAATATATTGGGTATGCCCTTGATTTCAAGGGCAATTAGATACAGAAAATGTGGGAATGGTGGCAGGCTCCAAAACGTGGTAAACACTCAACTTCACCGGTTTCTAATTACATGAGATGTTTAATAGAAGCATTGTGATTTACTGacttttatccaaaataattgTACTTAAGAAGCTGTCAAACAATTTGACACGAAATGCCCTGGATTCCATAGCTGCATGAATTAAGTAAACTTTTTGCTCATCTTTTGAATTATATGCTGTGGATTACattgttaatatatattttttattgtagtagaCAGGTATTTTGAATTGTAACTATAGATATTATGAAAACTTGTGCACGATCTTCGAATTCATAgagaaaaatcaataaaagagCTTCCTTGTTAATTCAGAAAACAAATTCAACCAGCTCTATGAGAGCAAGATCAAAAGAAAGTACAAAgcagaagaaaacaaaaattcattacTCAAACGTTAAAAAAGCACAAATATTTATTTGGGGAGGTCTTGCATGATGAGCTCCGATAATCTTAGTTTCATTTGTTTCCTCCAACTGTATTCTTAACAGCATCACAAGCCCCTTGTGCCTTAGCCTTCACCTGCTGACCAGCCTGCAAGTTGCAACAGAATTCCATAtgtaaacaaattaacaaagaTTTGGGGACTAAAACTGAGTCTCAAAGTGACAAGTCCTTGGGATCAAACTAAACTAGTTTGATATGAAAACATTTTTACCGATACTAGAGAAGAGAAGCATTTTGTTATGTTCATTTGTAATTGTAAACTTGTAGTAAAAGTGAAAAACTTGGTTGAACCTCTTGGCATGATTCCTTGGCAGATTGGGCAGCATTGCTCGCCTTGTCAGTCATGTTGCTTGCCTTTTCCTAAACCAAAACAACATTAACACATTACAATTAATAAATGCATGCAATGTAGAGTTTCAGTTGATATAAAAATAGGAGGGATAAGAACTCACCTGAGTTTGGCCCTTGGCCTGGCCAGCTTGGTAACTCGCATTCTGGGTGTCCATCTTCACTTTCTGCTTGGAACTTAAACACGTAAAAGAGTAATTCAGGCTCTAAAATTCAACTTGGGTGAGTGATGCAACAAACAAATGTGAGGCTAAATTTATAGGACTTTCAAACCGATCCACTAATTGACACGTTTTTGTTTTCTCATGACACGTTCATAACATGTGTCATTATATGATTGAagtttggcatttttaaatTGGCCTTAGGactaggtgtttttttttttttttatgacactTGGTTCAATTCCAGGTTGGTTACGATTTTAGAGGGATATGGACTTTGTCTTTCACAGTTTATTTTGGATCAGAGGAAAACACATGTCATTGTGTATGTGTATGGCATTGAATcaatctaacattttttttaatataaaaaacaataGAGGCCTGAGAATTTAATTCAGTCTTCCTTCTATAATGCCACGTCCTATTCGTCctcccccattttttttttttgaaaatgttcaGTGCACATATCTTATTGAACATATAGTACACAATTttcaaatacaagaaaaatcgtgattttaacttttaagtcatgattttaaactttgaaattattcaagtcacaattttttttttttttttttaagtgtataTACTATGTGTGCAAGTGAGTGTTTGTGTAATAATTActatccacttttttttttttttaatccctcTTCCAGCTACGGCTTCTTTGTTCTTCTTCCAGCACTTTTGGATGTGATTTCATGCTAACGACATGTTGATAAATAAAACTGTGACATTTATGGTTTAGATCTTAGAAATTGGGTCTTGATATGTGCCCATCCAATTGGGCCTTGATATGTGCCCATCCAATTGGGCTTTGCCTTTTGCTGGACTGCTGAGAAAGTaggggcaaaaaaataaaaaaaaaaattgtttttcaatttgGATTATACaatgtctttttttcttctttttttgtgtgtgtgtgtggatattATTGCACCATTTAGATGATTAAAAtcataataagaaaatattattggCAGGGGCGGCTGGAGGTGCCTACCAGCCAACACTCCTACTTGCTTATTTTGTCTTAAGGAGTTAGGACTGTACTGCTAAGTGCTAACAATTGTGCTAGagacatattattattattattattattattattatttgaataaaaCTATATTGTATATTTATTAGACTactttttttatgggaatattTATTAGACTATTGAATCAAAGTATTCCAGGTACATTATTAACCAGTAAAGCCATTACATTACATCATTGAAGTTTTTGGCTTCAGTTGCTAGCCTCTGGGCTGGTCGGTTTGTTCGGGTATAGCCATGAGTCAACGCTATGTGTCTTATTGAAGATCCCAAAAGTCTAAATTCAGGATGggtgaattattattattttttattttattttagtatggATGAATTATGTGCAAAGGATTCCTTTAACTAGTATGCAAGTATTTTAAactatctcaaaaaagaaaaaagcaaaaaaaaaaaaaaaaaacaaccttgATTGGTTCACCATTTAGTGCTCTCATTTTCTTTGGGTACGTCTTTTGATGCAATTTAaagagatataaaataaatgaaaaataagagagaagaaTAATCAAGAAGtatttcaaccttttttttttttttttttttttttttttttttgagggtgatTTCAACCTTAAGTAGTCATTCTAcaatatcaaaaaagaaaaaaagtagtcATTCTGTAGAAGCTGATTCCTCTGCATATAAAAAAGGGAGAAGGAAACTATTCTAATAGTCATTAACCGTGTAGAAATAAAGAGACAAAGAAAAGGGAGAAGGAAACTATTCTGAATGAATCACTGTACATTTTTCTGTATTTTCAGTACATAGGATGCTATACAATACAAGGGTGTACATATATAAAGTGATTATGGTTAATCTAGAAGGATCCCTTGATTAGACTAAAATTAAGGACAATTAATACTACGTTATAATACGTGAGATACATTAACATCacctctcaaactcaaggtaATGTGGGGAAGCCATTCTGAGTTCGAAGATGAGCTCATAAAATCTTAATGATGCAAAATGATGATGTAGTCGATCTTGATGTAATTTATACGCTCATGGAAGACAGTTGGgcaatttaataaaaacaaatttcagtTGTAAGAATTTCAATTagcttacaaaaaataaattcattcttCAAACCATCAAGTTGTCTAGGATGCTACAACATCTTATGTTCCTTTGAAATGATGGAACCAAAAATTCATTCATGAATGCTTTGTTGTTGGaaagaaacaagtaaaatacGTTATTAGAGCTTACAATTAATTCTTCTTAGAAAAGAATGTTACAAATCGGATAACAACTCTTCCTCGAAGCCAACAAAGAATGTGATACTAAATATGGACTTGTTAATTTGCTCTATTAATTTCTATCagttacctcaaaaaaaaaattgctttattAATTGCATGAATGAAACACGGACGAAAATCAACTAGTTTTTAACCAACCGAATGGAAAACAAGTGCTGTAAAACTACTATCAAGTACAGCGACATACAAGTTTtggaaccaaaaagaaaaagaaaaaattgcaaacaaacaaagatacaaagaaaatggagttgttCACTGGGAATGCCATTAGCCTTATGGAAATGGAGAATTACATGAAAAATGCAATATGTGTTCTATCGACTTTGAGACACTAGCAGTGGAAGGGTAGGGCCATGGCCCCATGGGGTTTTATAAATTTCCCTCTCCCTTATATgttcttatatttaaaataggaattcttaatttcttatacaaaattttactaACTGCCCCttagatttttaagaaaaatataaatgataatgagtcattttattattattcttgggATAAAGTTTGGCTACGACTTCcttttaaaaagttaatattGGTACATATTTTAAAAGTCTAACTATTGAATAATATGTTCTTTAGGCTTTtaacacacatgtcaaattttgtactaattagattttatttactatatgatccataaacttatttttaatgcataattttagattacaaacattataaattaaaaattgattaatgacatagcaattgatctttgatcttctagAAATTTCTTAAGcatagaagatataagaaaaaaaaatgtaattcaatgatggatttgtcaaaattcatattcaataaaaagatattgagtgaagttgtagccttagactACAATCAAGTTTAATTATAACCAAACCTTGTACTCTTTCTTGTACCATATATAGCTCCTTAAATCAAGTGTCTTtgagttatatttttttataaatatataagtttatataaaaaGACAAAGTCTAGTTACAAAATTgagttacaaccttactcaataaaataaacagtattatatattttgaaaatctagccgttgaattacatattctttacgctcttaatacacatgtcaaattttgtatcaataagatattatttaccatatgatctataagtttatattttatgcataattttaagcTACAAacacttgcaatttaaacactTTATTGATAACAttgctattgatctttaattttctataaattttgcaagcatgatgtatataagaagaagatgtaatttaATGGTGGATCTGTCAAAATTTACccccaataaataaatattaagtgagattgtagcttaaggctataaccaattttataactaaaatttatcttataaaaaatataatctgCCAATTTTTCTCTTAATATGTAGCTCATTtaagatagatatatatatatatatatatatatatatatatatatatatatatatatatatatatatatatatatatataaatatcctTAAAATATATAAGTATATCTCATTAATAAAACCCTTATTtaatttccaaaaacaaaactttttttgaaaggcttattattattattattattattattattattattattattatagttagTGTTGGAAATAAATGAGAGATAATACCTGAAATTTCCTTGGaaattacacaatttgattTTACCAAAAGAGGTGGTGGAGATGAGGTGTGGACCAAGTCACTGTCTTGAGACAAATCGTGTCATCTACGGTATATCCGATGTAATTAGACAAATAGTTTCTGCACGTTttccccaggatacaacagcccagcCACCTTTGCTGATTATTCTTGCGAGCCTACACTGCTTATAGGATATAAGCTCTCTATAGTACTTTCTTCTCctagaaaattttgtaaaagataGAATATTTTTATGAGTAGTAAGAAGCAATAGATGGTAAGTGTTTAggacaataaaaaattgtttttgaaaagtctgtaactttgtaattcaaaaataaatgtgTGTATTGgaaacttttatttctttccataTATAGGGCTAGACATGTTGCTTGTCcttagccaaaaaataaaacgtTTACTatctttaaaactttaaataatcataaaattattgaaatcaaTGTGTGATCAATagctttctttatatatattgtaagcgcacaattgcacctggacccaaagatagacgtgggctcaggcccaatgagccttaaacaacaagatttgtagagtgtggatttgaaatctagtttatgGGTATTAGAAACTTGATaagcaggctagaatgccacaatctttacaaatgataaacaaatatgacaagtgAACCTCCTCAAacgtaagccgagaacgatTTGTATATTGCTTCTCTTTTTTGCCAataattacagttcttagttccTTCTTTAGCTAACTGATAGatcccccttcttttttttccccttctcttcttaaatattcttctttttccctcttacatccacgtgtcacacaaatcttatcctTAGGTGCCTCCCTCTCTATCacattcttgaagtctttaaataaaaGCAGGAAAGTTGAATTCTACCGTTCAGGGGttatttccccattaatgtggccaagaaggtaggtgcagggtctttaatgtggtggtagcagtcttttccttagatatttctatCACGCCGTTAcctctagagggtacttggatccctCTCTTACCCAATAGagtttccagaactctgcctttaatcttcttggcaaGTCCCAGGGTGTTCGTCGGGcccatccgaggagacattcatccCCAGGCGGTTCCTCGGATATCTGTAGTGTAGGCTGACTTGTGGGCTTAGGGGcccaatgaagaaaaaaaactggtaccaattgatcaagcccacgacccgtttgtttattttataaatcttatcccccacaatagcccctcaaaactttatttttccccccATCCAAGGGgagaaataaagttttgatccgaccagaaTACCTCACACACACTTTGTACATCGCCACGCGTGTGGGCGTCCTTTCGTTTCCCAGAAGATGTCGTCTGGCGCTTCAAATCTcggaacgcgcgcatttatgaccgcaagttacaccatgttccccacgttcaacggtgagatgaacatctaaAGGTCCAGGTcaccccctgaaaatttgagcgAGACAAATCTAATTTCGAGGTCGCCTCCCGCATGTCAAAACGCTTGGAAACCCGCGCCtccattcatttcttcagaattcaatcaTATCAAAGTATCAGTCACAGCCTTTTCTCTCTAGAAACTCATGAAGACTCGCATAACCAAACCCCGTAAGTTCTTGCTTCCTTTGCTCCTCCTTTCTCGGATTTTGTCCTCAGCTCCACTCTTAACTTCCTTTCTTCTCAAAACTTGTATTTTCACCTCTTCTAAATGGGTAGGTTCAAGTGCTTAGTAGATACCGACGCTGGTATGGAAGGGTTcagggccaaataccagattcctAATGACATAGGTCTAAAATACTACCCGGTAGAAGCCGTAGGAGGCTCtagaaaaacgggggaagtcatcattcccatgatcgccttcatagaaggtggaatGACTCTCCCTATGAGAAGTGTGACTAGGGAATACCTCCACAACCATAGGATATGCCCAAACCAGTGCGCACCAAAtgtgtttagggtcttaggaagtgtcggcgctctaaatgagcagatgggcttgaaccttacatggcacgatgttgccttcatgtacgaatgccacaaacttagaaacgtaggttattacattaagtcgcggtctagtgtagttaggttgatctcatgtttgcccaaatccaacaaaggcataaaggacgactacctcatcgcctcagggaACTGGTATGACGGTCCCCACtacccagtcgaatggggagatccaggtgtgacttcTTAGGAATTAGATTTACTAACCCCTAATTCAATCCTACTACCTTTACCATTTTTCAACTTTTACCGCACATTGTTTCCTTTTGCTTTGATGTTTATCACTAGTCTGACCATGTCCTTCTTCTCGGACGTTTTtccttgcagataaacaacacgtgcgctCCTGTCTCAGCTTCTGTAACATCGCCGACCTGAACCGTGTCCTCCGACTGGAAgtcttcgtgagtgaagacttacaaGTGAGAACGGCACacttgatattaggatacgaccTTATATCAACaaacttccaggagatagaaaacgcgaTTATCACGGGGGACAAGCGACGTAGAAGGATACACGTAGCAAGGCCGCACTTTCTCTCTGACCACGATATTCCCGACGAACCTAATACCATCTTGTACACGCACCCTATTGTGGTAGTTCCACTCTCGGCGCACTCCCAAACGACCGCCGTCCCAGAAGGACAAGCCTCCTCGCCAcactcgttggacgaggagatagaccagttccAACTTGAGGACGTTGAAAGGCCCCGAGGACACCCGTTTGTCGTACTCTCGGACGAGGAGGACGAGCCCGCCGAGACTTCCAGGATCGTAGGTTTGGTAGTTGCCCACCTTGACTCCAGCTCCGAAGAGGAAATGGCGGATGTGCTGAAAGGGCTAATGCACAAGAGGGGCGAAAGAATCGCCAAAAAAGGAGCAGGGGGATCTCAAGtccctccgtccttgccaccaccccctcctccatccgatcctaagcctcccgtcgaggagcccaagaagaagaggaagggtgAGGTCGAGGAGGCTAGTGGGGAAAGGCAGAAGAAGCagaaacaacagcaacaacaacccCAGCAGCAGAAACTTGACAAATGCAAGGGACGTGCTCCTTCAGTAGAAAGCGGGGAGATAAGGGATCTtaccgaagtgcgccgagcaccggctacttGGTCTCCCGAGTTGAAGCTAGACGGGGCACCCATCCCCAGCCATTCCAACATCAGGatgttccaacaaggccatactctccacttggccgatgccttggaacgtcctctcctgttgcccaaggacatggaagccttgAAAAAAATGAACCAGTCCCACCTattcctttcgctaaaaagggacttggccctaGTAAGTTTTAACTCTTTATCTTTACTTCCTTTTTCATTGCATCTAACTGTTAGTAGACATTTTTATGCGTCTGACCCTATGATACTTGGTCACAGGCCGTCCTggaagtctttgctgccgagaagttcgtggaggactCTTGGAAGAAAGCTAGAATGGAGCTGGAGCTTCGGTTGGAAaccgagaagtccctaggccaggtcCTCACGAAAAACGAGAAGCTCACTTCTCAGCTGGCGggtttaaaaagagaaagagacggcgcCGAAGCCAGCCTGAGGACCATGaagacccaagtggaggggcagcgcaagcttcttcatcaaaaggatgaagagctATCCAAAGCTCAGCATGACTGCTCTAACTTTGAGAAGGAGCTTGTGAAGATGAAGGacgaggctcgtaccttcaagggttcgttggaggccgcgaagaaggcagCTTACGACGATGGGGTGGCGGCCACAGAAAACCAGCTGACAGAGGCGTTCGCGGCTCTGTGTCGAGAATACTGCCAGCAGGTTTGGGGGGAAGCCTTAACAACAGTAGGGATTCCCTtaacttccgagctgaggaggcccgagaacatttggcttcccctggacatACATGAGATAGAAGAGCCTCCTGCTGTCGCTCCTGCCCTTGAGACAGCTCTTTTTGCGCCCCCTTCAGTGATTCCAAAACCCATTCCAGCTCCTACAGAACTTAcaagttccaacaaagagaaggaataaGGTGAAGGTGCTGAGAAGGCCCCAAGTCAAAGTGCTGAGGCCATCGTCCCCCCACCAACTGCAGcgaacaaaggaaaacaagtcctGTCTTCTTTTGAAATagaacaaaggaaaacaaggtatgtggtccaaggaccatgcattaccaagtttctgtttgatacttaataatatatcaatttccacaaggtatgtggtccgaggaccatgcattaccaagtttccgtttgatACTTGatgatatatcaatttccacaaggtatgtggtccgaggaccatgcattaccaagtttttgtttgatacttgatgatatatcaattttcacaaggtatgtggtccgaggaccatgcattaccaagtttctgtttaatacttgatgatatatcaatttccacaaggtatgtggtccgaggaccattcattaccaagtttctgtttgatacttaataatatatcaatttccataaggtatgtggtccgaggaccatgcattactaagtttttgttttatacttaataatatatcaatttccacaaggtatgtggtccgaggaccatgcattaccaagtttctgtttgatacttcataatatatcaatttccacaagttatgtggtctgaggaccatgcattaccaagtttttgtttgatacttgataatatatcaatttccacaaggtatgtggtccgaggaccttgATACTTGatgatatatcaattttcacaaggtatgtggtccgaggaccatgcattaccaagtttctatttgatacttgaataatatatcaattttcacaaggtatgtggtccgaggaccatgcattatcaagtttctgtttgatacttgatgatatatcaatttccacaaggtatgtggtccgaggaccatgcattaccaagtttctgtttgatacttgatgatatatcaatttccacaaggtatgtgatccgaggaccatgcattaccaagtttctatttgatacttaataatatatcaattttcacaaggtatgtggtccgagaaccatgcattaccaagtttctgtttgatacttgatAATAGTAAGTGATAAACCCAAACACATATTCATAAATTGAACCATGAATGATAAAAGtgtcttttattaataataatacattcgaaggttgtttacattccaggggcgttgtacaattttttcatctagatcagctagccgatatgatcctatgcctgctacagagatgattcgatagggtccttcccagttgggtccgaGCTTTCCCCACGCTGGGTTTTTGGCAATACCCATAACTTTTCTCAACACtagatccccaggcgctagaGGCCTTAGCTTtacgtgggcatcataccctcgtttaagcttctgctgataataagccatttggaccatggcagcctctcgccgttcctcaactaaatccaggcctttctcTAAGAGGCTGTTGTTATTTTCTGaactaaaagaactcgtccttagcgtTGGAAAACCATATTCTAaaggtattactgcctcggccctataagtcatagagaacggtgtctctccagtggatctgcgcggcgtagttcgatacgtccataaaacatgtggtagctcctctacccatctgcccttcgcattgtccagcctcttcttgaatccactgactat
This genomic stretch from Castanea sativa cultivar Marrone di Chiusa Pesio chromosome 1, ASM4071231v1 harbors:
- the LOC142622747 gene encoding uncharacterized protein LOC142622747: MDTQNASYQAGQAKGQTQEKASNMTDKASNAAQSAKESCQEAGQQVKAKAQGACDAVKNTVGGNK